The genomic interval GGAAGACTGGGGCCCGCAGCGGACCTCAAAGGAAATGAGCCATTTGCAAAATGTTTGCCTGAGGTGAGCCGGACCGGGGCaggtggggacagggagggggaCAGGGTTTCCCAGAATGGAGTGCAGGGCCTGGGGCTTGATGTAAGTTGGCGCCTTCACTGggccctcttccttccctccttccctttcctgctCTCTGTTCTGCTCTGGGTGACCTCCTTACTAGCCAGTAGGTCCCTTCCCTCTCAAGCATCAATGGCTTGTATGTCCTGTCCCAGAGGAGTGGGGGCCACAGCCCTTTCCCATCAATGTGCCCATGTGCCCGATTAGCGGGAAGTCTATGATGTTGCCTGCAAGGGGCTGCCATCTTTAAATGTCCAAGAACTTGAGAGGTATTTTGTTCTGTGGAGAAAGGGGATGGGGGTGGTCAGTTCTCTGGATGTCAGGCTCTGCAGCTTAGGTCTGCACAGTCCCATGGCCGCTTGTTTATCAGTGGCGATGTCAGGGTCCAAACTCCACCTGGAGACAGAGGTCTTGGGGTGGGAGGAGTGTGACAGTCATTCCCCAAGGCTGCAGGAGATTCCCACAGCCATGGATCTGAGTGGTCAACGCGTATTCATCTACAGCTGGCCAAGGAGCTCGGGCCAGGCTAATTCCACACAGAAACCACACAGAACCCTGCCACAGCCCCCACTGCAGACCAGAGGGGTGGGCTGCTAGCCCAAGCCTCCTTTAGAGGGTTCCCGGGCCAGTACATGCAAGGCAGCAGCCGGATATCCCCTTGctaaagaagagaagcaggatTCATCTGCCTCTAGGTCCCCTGCTGCCAGTCACAAGGGAGAGATGAATTCCCTCCCTGCCTTTGGCTTTGCCAGAACCAGACCGGGCTCCTGGTGAATCCCTGGGCTTGTGGCTATTCCAGATCAGGAGCTCATGGGGGGCTGCCTAGGACAAGTCTGGGGGCTGAGGGGGCGGGTCTCCCTTTCAACCCTAGGCTTCGGGAGTCGCTCAGCACTATCCAAGCCGACAATCTGGCTCTGGGGGAGAAGCTTCGAGACCTGGTGAGACCTCAACCCAGGACCCACCTCCTTTGTGgtaccccctccccacctcccagccctgctcctgggCAGGCCCCTGGCAGGCCGTCCTGCCTGGTGTCGTCTACCCACCTCTGGCCCCTGCAACCCTTTGTTCCAGCCTGACTCCTTGTATAAAAGCCTGAAAGAGGAAGCAAGGGCCATCCTGGAGGGAGAGAAGGCCATCCAGGAGGAGGGTAAGGCCTTTCAGGAGGAGGGTAAGGCCATCCAGGAAGGAGCCCAGGCTGTCCAGGAGGGGGCGCTGTTCCAGGTACCAGGAACTCCACCCAGCTCTGGGTGGGGTGAGACGACCAGCTTGCCTAGCGCCACTCAACTGGTTCCCCACTGTCTGCAGCAACCCAGCTCCCAGATGGCAGGACTGGTCATCCTGCAGCCTGACCGTGCCCTCAACAGCAGAAACACATGTCAGCCCTAGGCCCTAGCTGAGCTGAGGCTGGAGACAGCACATCTCCTTGGGGAGCCTCCCTGGCTGTTCCTCTCCAGCTCCCCGCAGTAAACTTTACCAAATCTGAGCCATGGCTCCCCCTGCCTGTGTGTGGGCCCTGGGAATCGGAGCCCACCAGCTCCAAGTAGGCCATCCTCCAACATCCTCCACCTCCCTGGGTCctgagctgcccccaccccagaggAGGCTCCAGATCTGGATGTTATCATCCTCAAGGTCAGTGATCCTGTGATAAGCGCTGGGGTGGGACTGGAAGGGGGCCGCACCCTCTCCTTGGGAGGCTGGAAGCCCCAGGTCTAACTCCAAAGGGCAGATTAGGGAGGGGCGGGAAGAGCCACTTTCCACCCTGTGGCCTTGGATGAGTCTCTTCTTTTTTGTCAGTCAAGtcatgggggaggggggagtgaGAGCCCCAAAGGGGCCCCAAACCCACATACTTCAGGCCTGGAAATGCTGCTGGAATTTGAATTCCCACTCCCAcctccaaccagggtctcctggggCCCCGCCCTGAGACCTGCTCCCCTTCACCAATGATGGTCTTCCTGTCCTGAGTCATAGATTCCACCCCTACCTCATCCATGGACCCGAGTGTCCAGCTGTGGTCCCTGTGCCCTGGCCACTGACAGGCCCTCAGGGCTTGTACCCCTCATCTTCATTGCCCTCAGACCTGGCCCAGCCCCGGGAGCCTTCCTAGGCATACCCTGATTACTAATGtaatgagagagagaagacaagagACAGATGCACAGAGAATGTATAGGCAGAGTATTCAAAAACTTAGACATTTTTCCCACACCACTAAACAAACAAAgtgctttagatttttttttaactccctaACGAAGGAGATGACAGAGCCAGCAAGCTGACAAAGCCTGTTCAAAGGAGGATACAAGAAAGCAAGACACATATATGTtcaagggagaaaaagaggaggaatCCTGAAACAAGATTGCTAAATGAGATACAAAATTGGTCAGCGTGCTATAGGACAACTTTTGGCAAAGCCCCATAACCCTAAGGGTGGTATTGTTCACTGGGCAGAATCCTCTAGTGTGGCATGGGAAGAACCATGACCATCTCTCTGCCTTCATATacccactgcaggggacactaGCTGGGGGGGTGCAGGTCCAGGTTGGGCCCCTTGTCAGACCCAGTTTGACTTATACCAGACCCGTGGGATCCCGCCCAGGCCAAAACCTGACGATTCACTGGACCAGTGAAGGTTTGATTTGGTCCCAGCTTTAGactgagctgtgtgtgtgtgcgtgctcagttgtgtctgactctgcaaccccatggactgtagcctgccagacttctctgtccatggaattttccaggcaagagtactggagtgggttgccatttcctactccagggattgaatctgagtcttttgtgtctcctgcattggtaggcagattcttaaccagtgaaacctgtagtctagtcaaggctatggtttttccagtggtcatatatggatgtgagagttggactgtgaagaaagctgagcactgaagaattgatgcttttgaactgtggtgttggagaagactctcgagagtcccttggactgcaaggagatccaaccagtccattctgaaggagatcagctctgggatttctttggaaggaataatgctaaagctgaaactccagtactttggccacctcatgagaagagttgacttattggaaaagactctgatgctgggagggattgagggcaggaggagaaggggatgacagaggatgagatggctggatggcatcactgactcaatggacgtgagtttgagtgaactccgggagttggtgatggacagggaggcctggcgtgctgcgattcatggggtctcaaagagtcggacacgactgagcgactgaactgaactgaacctgaactGGGCTCTGATTTGTCTGCCCTCCACTCCCAAGACTCCACCCTCTTCCCTTAGCCAACCAGTGACCCAGGGGTACAGCTGTGTTCTTTTCCCGAAGGGAGTCATACCATAATGATATTGAGGAAGATAGATCGGCTAAATGATTAAATCAGTTTAACCACTTCTATCTCCAAGGACTTCTATCTCCAAGATATTGCATGGTCTCGTTTGATAGGTggcaggtttttaaaattttattttattgaagtatagttgttttctaatgttgtgttaatatctgctgtgcctgcatgctcagtcactcagtcatgtctgaatgtttgcaatcctatggactgtagcccaccaggctcctctgtccatgggattttataagcaagaatactagagtgggttgccatttcctcctccagatttctgctgtatagcaaagtaattcagttaaatAGGATTGGCCAAAAActtcttttgggtttttccataacatcttatgtgtatatgcatacatttgttttttctctagACTGCCTCTTTTATAAAGATTGGATTAGGGTAGGTGAGAATCACaagtgaggtgaagtgaagtgaaagtcactcacacgtccaactcttttctcccccatggacgatacagtccatggaatgctccaggccagaacactggagtgggtagcctatcccttctccagcagatcttcccaacccaggaatcaaaccagggtctcccgcattgcaggaggattctttaccagctgagccacaagggaagcccgagaatcacaaagatttaaaaaataaagaagaacccACGTCAAAGCTGCCATCAGGTAGCACCAGTGACAATTTCTTGCACTTTTCTTCCCTGTCTCAGTAATCGCCTCCACAGAAGGCAGACTTTATTGGAACAGCTCTGTCTTCCCTGTCAAGTCTCTGTGCACCAGTTTGCTGGCACTGCCCAGCAAACCTGGACAGTGGGGGAATGCCTGCCTTAGGCTggttttatcacaggatattggatatagttccctgtgctgtatttgcagcatgggggatctttagttgcagcatgtttTAGGACCTTGCTTTTTTCTATTCTATATGTAATAATTTatacctgctaatcccaaacttttAATACATCCCTCCCTTACCCCACCTCGGCAAGCTAGGCAGCAGTttctattttatgcatttatttattttagtttagttttatgtatttatttgttttaattttggctgtgctgggtcttcattgctgcgtgaatttatctctagttgcagagagtgggggctactctctcttTGCGatatgcgggcttctcattgcagtggcttctcttgtggagcccgggctctagggcacctgggctcagcagttgtggctcccaggctctagagtacaggctcaataattgtggcacacgggcttagttgctctgcggcatgtgggatcttcctggaccagggatcgaacccaagtgtgctgcattagcaggcagcgtctttaccactgagtcaccagggaagcccacgtgcccACATTTTGTATCCCTGTGGTTGCCCTGGACACCCCTTAAATATCAGACAGCTGAGTATGAATGCCCAGGGTGGAGGAGCTGAGCTTATTCGGGTCAGGTTTTCATCCATTCTACAAGGATTTGTTCAGTGCCTGCTATGTACCTGGCACTGCTCTGGGCTCTGGCGATTCAGTGGTGAATAAAACAAAGATGTGGGCCCTAGCAGAACTTACATTCTACAAGGGGAGATAAGGGATAATTAGTATCAGAACAGTGATGGATGcaatagagaaaaatgaagcgggagaggggagggaaagcCTGAGAGGTAAAGGAACACAATTTAGAGAGAGTGGCAGGGAAGATTGCATGCAGAAGTGACGTTTGAGCAGAGATGTAGAGGCCTGAGGGAGGGACCACAGTGGGATGTACAGCCATGAGATCGCCTAGGAAATGGGTGTAGCTGGGGAAGCCATCCAAGGCTGAGCCCTGGTCATCTGACACTAAGAGGTCAGGAGATGAAGAGGACCcagcaaaggagactgaaaagaaagaaaccgGGTGAGTGAGATGTCCTGGAAGCCAAGTGACCAAAGCACAGAAAGATGACAGGTGATCCACTGTGAGCAGCACGGCAGCCGATTCAAGTAAGAAAAGAGGACAGAACTGACCAGGGCATTGAGCAACATGGAGCAAAGTGGACCTTTTCAAGAGTGATTTCAGTGGAATAAAGCCTAAACGGAGTGGCCTCAGGAAAGAATGGGAGGAGAgactttcccggtggtccagtggctgagactcctcgctcccagtgcagagggcctgggttcaatctctggtcaggaaataGACCTCACCcactacaactaaagatcccgcatgccgcaacgAAGATCACATACcccaagtgccacaactgagacctagcacagccaaataaatacctAAAACAGAAGAAGAATGGGGGGAGACGAATTGGAGACGAGCATCGTCCACTCTGCTGAGTTTTTTTGTAAAAGGGGACAGAAAATGGGACAGTTACTAGACGAGCAAGTAGAAttgacagttctttttttttaagtgttaagcACCATAAACAGGTGATTTAGGTGGGTGCAAGTGATCCAGTAAAGGCAGGGAGCCTTGTGGGGCCACATCCTTGAGCAGTGAGGGCAGGGTGGGTTTTGCCCAGGGTAGAGGCTCCCTTGGATGGAAGTGGATCACACAAGGGGATATTCCTTCtgattttctcagtgaaataggAAGCACAGTCTTCAGCTGAGAGTAAGGGTGGAGAAGAACGAGTCGGAAGCTTGAAAAGAGAGGAGGGAATATGAAACCACCATCTAGGATGGGGGGAGGGACTGCGGACCAGGGAAGGATGGTAGGACTGCTGGGCAGTGTTAAGGGCCTGCTTGAGGCCCCGGATTATAAACTTAAGGTGAGATGAGTGAGGTCATCTGACTGCACAGGTACATTTGGGGTCAAGGGTGAAGGTGAAGTGTAGGCAGAGGGGCGTGTGTAACCAGGTCAGGGATTTTTCCAGTGAATGTGACCAAAGCAGAGAGGATCAAGGCAGTGGAGAGGGTTTGCAAGAGACTCTGACTGGGTGAGGAAGATAAGCACACTTGGGAGTGGAGAGAGGACGGGAGCCAGCACCAATGGACGGGCCGTCACGGGGGATCGAAGAACTCTGAGCCCAAGGGATGGAGGGAGTGAGGTGGGAAGATAAGGAAatcaagagacttccctggcggtccagcggttaagactgcacgctcccactgcaggggtgtgggtttgatccctggccagggaactaacatcccacatgccaggcagtGCACCCCAAAAGTAAGATAAATGGATGAGTGGCTGGACATAATCAttcactaaaggaaatcaaatgcATTAGCTCTCTGAAGGGATTTCCATCAATACCCACAGTCCATCCAAAATGTTCAGAGGGACCATACCATCCTcccagccaagatggagaaagaagattGATCAAGTTAACATCTGGTGCAGACAGCAGAGTTGACGTCAGCTGATTCCAACAACCTGAGCTGGAGTTCTCCAATGTCACCCGCTCAGATGTCACACACTCTTGTCCAGGTGTCATGTCTGTGGCCTCACACTTTCCAGGACAGGGGTAGGGCAGGATCATGGGGTTTCTGTCTCATGGTGTCATCACCACATCTGTTCTTTAATTATGAGTTGACCTTGATGTCTGGCTGGCTGCCCGGTGGTGACTGTCTTCTCATGCCCTTGTAAAGGAATGTGTGCACTCCCCACACTGATGGGCTACAGATAAGATCACATCCTGGGTGCTGATAATCATCTCTCCAATACCTGGCTTTTTGGGGCACCTCCCTGAAGTCCCTGATCACACTGTACCCCACCCCTAGTCCTGACACGCTAATGTGCTAACACTCCTGACCAATAGCAAGAGGGAGGTGGGCACCGTGGCACAGGTGAATGGGGCTGTAAGCAGTAGGAAGGGGGCTGCTCTGCTCTGAGAGGGTGCtgagaaatcacacacacacacacacaaagtctacCATGCCCAGCTCTCCTGGATCTCCAGGAATCTTTGGGCCGATCAATAGATTGCAGCCTGGCTGGACAAAATCCCAAGGCAGGATAAGCCATGGATGGTGGAAGGAGTCACATTTGagccccagggatcttcccagtccttCCCGGCTCCctttgaagtcagaaagaggCTCAACACTTATACTGAGTACTTGGTGGCTCCCTCTCCACCCATCCTCATCTGTATGGATGGCCTGCCCCTTGCCTTTTCTGCATGCCAAATACTATCTTATCATTGGAAGATCCCCTCAAATGTTCCCTTCTGGACAGAATTTGTCATTCATTCCACTGGGAGCACGCTGGTCCTCCCCTCTATAGGGGTGCTCACCACATGGTTCAACACAAAGCCTGTCTGGCTCCTCTGCTGGACCTGAGTTCCTGGGCACTTTGGCTTCCCCAGAGCCTGGCATGGGTCTGGCATAGggctgaataaatgaaatatgctGGCAGTTagagtgaaggaatgaataaatgaatggatggatggaggggagggcagaggatgggTGGATGGGAGAATGGGTGAATAAATGTGGGGGGTGGGTGcatgaacagatggatggattcctgaaggaatgaataaatgaatggatggatggaggggagggcagaggatgggTGGATGGGAGAATGGGTGAATAAATGTGGGGGTGGGTGcatgaacagatggatggattCCTGATAGAGTCAGGGGATGATGATGAGGAGGAGGTCACCTTATCAAGAAAGTGTGTGCTTCCCCAGCTCCATCCTCTagaacagttttcattttaaggGTCCCACTTCCTTCCGTAAGCTTAGGTCCCTGCGGGATAGATACAGAGAGTTCTGggtctctcttcttcccttagCTCTAGGCTTAGCATTTTTAGGGGGTTCACATGAGGCAGAAGTGGCTAAAATACACTGAGTTCCCACTATGGGTCTAAAACCAGGCTAGACATTTTTACAGATGTGGCCTTGTTTAATAAAAACAGCACCCCAGTTCTGTGAAATTTGTTCTATTATCTCATTTTTACAGCTAAGAAAATGGGCTCAGAGACACTAAGTGAATTGTCTAAGGTCATACAGCTAATGTCTAGCAAAGGATGGGATTTGAACTTAAAACCTACTCAAGGAGCCAGGGCTGGATGGGCTAGAGATCAAGTGACACCGAGGAACCAGAGGCCGGGATGGCGAGCAGTAGGGCCAGCCCTGCTCTGGATACAGGGGCTCTGAGTTCTAGTCCTGGCCTGGCCTCTTTTACTGGCAGACAGTGGGTGAGACTTTGCCCATCTCCAAGCCTCAGCGTCCACGCGTGGATCTGCTGCCCCTCGGGGGTCTCTTCCAAGTCAATGTTGCAGAAATAGAGGTGGATGTAAGGAGCTCCTGGCCCTTCCTTGGGACGTCCCCTCCTTTCTCTGCCAGCTAGTGACCAAAGGGCAGGACTGCCCATTAGATAATAGTTAACTAGGTCTGAGGTCCCATCTATAAGGAGGCCACCGAGCTGGCCAAGATTCCACAGGATGCAGTGGGTAAAGGTGctgggaggggtggtgggggcCGCTGCCCTCTTGGGGCTGGGGATCATTGTGGGTCACTTTGCCATCCCCAAGGGGGCTGACTCACCAGCCCCCAGTGCCTCAGCCTCCCAGGACCTGGACCTGAAGATCCTCGAGACCGTCATAGAACAGCTAGATGCCAACAGGATCCGGGAGAACCTTCGGTGAGAGGCCTGCCTTTGCACCTCTCCCGTGTGCCAGAGGCCCCTCCCTGACCCTGGACCCACCCCTCTCTCGCCCACCCTGCAGAGAACTCTCCAAGGAGCCACATCTGGCCACCACCCCCCGGGATGAGGCGCTGgtgcagctgctgctgcagcGCTGGCAGGACCCGGAGTCAGGCCTGGACTCAGCCAGGACCACTGAGTATGAGGTGCTGCTGTCCTTCCCCAGCGGGGAGCAGCCCAACCGTGTGGCTGTGGGTGAGTTCCGGCCCTGGCTCCGGGATGCCTGTGGGCTGGGGCAGCCGCCGGGCCCGGCTCCGACACAGCCCTCTCTCAACAGTGAACTCCACTGgggccatcctcttctcctgccgaCACAGTGAAGAGAACCTGACTGGGGAGCAGGGGGGCCCCAACGTGGTGCCGCCCTATGCTGCCTATGCTCCCCCCGGAACCCCGCAGGTGGGCCTGGGATGCCCCCTTCCCACTGCTGGCCCAATTCCCCCTTGTTCCCACCTCAGCTGCTCCCATCCTGACCCCAGGGGCTGTTGA from Bos indicus x Bos taurus breed Angus x Brahman F1 hybrid chromosome 29, Bos_hybrid_MaternalHap_v2.0, whole genome shotgun sequence carries:
- the LOC113886109 gene encoding uncharacterized protein LOC113886109 isoform X1, with product MVGVAHQVSYHLPQCPWDGQTAHSEPEEKPAPPPAAEQKSEDTQISGEPDTEPSFSDSSEQQLGQEQEASATFLFTLLTATEPASDPAEDLDLQESQFLDKEDWGPQRTSKEMSHLQNVCLRLRESLSTIQADNLALGEKLRDLPDSLYKSLKEEARAILEGEKAIQEEGKAFQEEGKAIQEGAQAVQEGALFQVPGTPPSSGWGETTSLPSATQLVPHCLQQPSSQMAGLVILQPDRALNSRNTCQP
- the LOC113886109 gene encoding uncharacterized protein LOC113886109 isoform X2, whose translation is MVGVAHQVSYHLPQCPWDGQTAHSEPEEKPAPPPAAEQKSEDTQISGEPDTEPSFSDSSEQQLGQEQEASATFLFTLLTATEPASDPAEDLDLQESQFLDKEDWGPQRTSKEMSHLQNVCLRLRESLSTIQADNLALGEKLRDLPDSLYKSLKEEARAILEGEKAIQEEGKAFQEEGKAIQEGAQAVQEGALFQQPSSQMAGLVILQPDRALNSRNTCQP